The segment GGTGGAAAatctttgattttaaatagCAATTGCTGTTGTTGTATCTGTTTTCATAGTGAAGTTCCAGAAAACTAGTATTCCCTATGTAGTCCaagtttctttttgaaatatgcATTACGTTTaactggattttgttttaattaaggGAAAGCATGGTAATGAAAGAAGCATATCTCACTATAAATtagtgaaatgttttgttttgtaggtTTCCATTTGTGGCAGTTTCAGTTGGCTTTGTTGTAAACAAAAAGGTATACTTTTTATTGCTTAATATGtaatcaagaaaaaacaaactaattCCTTGTTGATAGTTATAATTAAGAGCTGTGTTTTcacagtaagaaagaaaaatgggaaaaaccCTCAAGGTATCTTTACTTTTCCTTGCAGATGGAGTTCGGCATTGTGTACAGTTGTGTAGAAGACAAGATGTATActgccagaaaaggaagaggtgCATTTTGCAACGGTCAGAAACTTCAAGTATCAGGCCAAGAAGGTAAGCTGAACTGATAGAATATTTCtagtaatttcatttattttgcaattgaGGAATCTACAACTGATCgggtgttttttcccccctgtatCTCTGTAATCCACCAGTGATTGTTCTTTAGAGTCTGTAATAAATCTACCAAAAAATTCAGCTTCTTCTAGTTTAAATCAGTATTGGTCTTGTATACTTACTCCCCTGTGCAAAGTAAAATCCACACTTAAAGTAGGACCTTTAGAAATGTGACAGGTCATGTTAGAGATCTAAAGACTGTACTAATTTTTATAGCAATAGAATTTTATTTACTAATGACGTCAATTAATGTGTCTGTACAATTGAACCAGATCATGCTttgtttgctgtattttgctttttcctgccaTTTTCATTATCAGAATAGATTTTTAGGCATTCAATATatgtaatatttatattaaaacacCTTACTTTTATTCACCTTACATGTGAGAAAGCAGTGAAGTAAGCTCTGCTAATTACTTCTATTATATAAGTTGTACTGTTGGATAAGtgaggttttgtttcttttccagatatTACAAAATCCCTTCTAGTGACAGAACTGGGATCAAATCGTGATCCAGacactataaaaataattctttccaaCATGGAAAGACTTCTCAGTATTCCTATCCATGGGTAAGACACTTcctgatttttatatttactgaTAGTGTTAATATTGTAAATATGATAATTTTTGGGAAGGATTGATTGCATAACATTTGACACCTTAAATGTgaaatgtgtttgaaatatttttgcctaGTAGCTTCTGCAGAGAAACTCTGAGGGTGGTCAGGTTTTTCAAGCTGCATAAGACAACTTTGATAATCAGTATTGAGTAGTGAAGCACATTTGATATTTTGAAGACTAAAACTTATTCTATTTACtagttaaaaaatgaaatacaatgttgtgctttttttttccgGAAACATACAAGATATAAAACTGGATAAACAGAAACTATACTACATTTCTtagtttccttttcctgtaGTACTGAAAATCATTGTTGTCTGTCTTATACACATTAGAAGTCAAAAgtagatttccttttcttctttcagtgctgTACAATTTTTTTGAGATTGTCCATAAACTGCCCTGCTTCCTCTCCTCTGGTTAAGCCAAAGCCTACAAACCATTTTATGTCTAACCATTTCTGCAAACTATTTTACATCTAAAGGTGGTTTCAGTAGACAGTTTTTTGTTACTGAACCCTATTCATGTTTCTTATCTCAAAGAGAATTATGGTTTTTTTGCTGAGATTCTCAAGGTTCTTGTTTTGACACTTAACTTGTAGGGTTTTTTGTACTTTCAAAAAGTCTTCTGATACTATTAAAGAATATATGCTAAAATGTAAGTAGGGAATACATTTAGATATGCTATAAGTTCAGCTTTGGTATTTTGTTtgtaaacaataaaaattgAGACAGGAGTTGATGTAAGCTGCTTTTTGCTGTAACTTTGCTGCTATAATTTACaatttaatgtatattttacagataattgaaataactgcaaatatttgtatGAGTCACGCTTACTTACTAAGTGCATCAGCGTATCCAAAAGAAACTGGAGTTTATAACACAAGGGTTTTTGGTGAAGTTATCCAGATCAGATTTATGCTGTATAATTATTTTTCGTGACTACTGCTGTTAAGATTTTCTGTATGTCAGAACTGCTTACTGAGCACCATAAGGGAAactgaagtaatattttttcagtgcagaGAACTGCATGCACTCTAATTGaaattttgtcttcaaaaagCAGAGTGGAGTATCTGTTATTGTTTCACAGGTAGATAGATGCCTTCCCTTACATGTTTTATGTTTAGAAGTTGTTTCAGATGTGTttcaatacaaaacaaaattgcttAATAGAATtcaaaggttttatttctggaaatgtGCTGTGTTTGGAGAgctcttcaaaatatttaaacaaaacttcatttccaattttttatttgtttcactgcagcatttcatcACATTTTCTCTAGTTCGATTCTCTTTGCATGGGAtgcttttgtgttctttgtGCAGTGTACACAGACACTGTGGCTTTCTTACAAACTGTTCTCAATTAATAAAACAACCATGTCTCCTTTAGGATTAGAGCCGTTGGTACAGCAGCTGTGAACATGTGCCTTGTGGCAACAGGCGGAGCTGATGCCTATTATGAAATGGGGATTCACTGTTGGGAtatggcaggggctggaatCATTGTTACTGAAGCAGGTGGAGTACTGCTAGATGTATCAGGTAAATACACAGATGTGCATTATACTCTCTTGTCCTTTTAAATAGCTAATTTGGAACAAAACATAGCTGCAACGAGAAGGCAAAGAGGTTTTTCAAGCCTCTTTCCAAGTTACCACTACTGAACAGAGTTCCCGTCCAATTAGCAAGCAAAGAGAGCGTCAATTGTATGTTCTTAAGTTACAAGACAATCTTTACTCTCTTCACTGAGCACCTGGAAGAgtgaaaaaagacagaaaacatatCTCATATGAGATACCTGTTGTGTTAAATGCATCTTTATCCAGGACAAAACTTCCTCCTATATAGTAGTGTATCGTTTGTACTCAATTTTTTCAATGCTCATTTTCTTAACAAATCTTAATTTCCTGCAGATTTaagcttgtttcttttcttgctttgatttctaGGTGGACCATTTGATTTGATGTCTCGAAGAATAATTGCAGCAAGTAGTCAAGCTATAGGAGACAGAATAGCCAAAGCACTACAAATAATTCCACTAAAAAGGGATGATGCAACTAACTGAATACCAAAAGTACACCTTAAATAAGATAACATAATGTTGTGTCGTACTCCCGTGTAGTGGTTGTTATACACCTTGAACCTGGTAAAAAGATAGTTAAATAAATGGTAGTCTTTCTGTACTGGTGTGACTGCTAAGTAGTGTTTTGAGATTGGACCAATGTTCTAAgcaatcttttaaaattaagagtTTTATTTAACATCACGCTTACGTTAAAATCTATAGGAAGAAGCAGATATGTTCAACTAATATTTTCAAGTTGTATACTGCACTGGAAGTCATAGCAAGACGTTCTGATGtatagataaataaaaatctagttCAGTAAGTGGAAAAGCAGAATTCACTGTCTTAACACCATATCATCACATCTGATCCTGAACCCAAAAGGGTGGAAGAATTGTTGTTTATCCAGTCTTTCTGTAtctcctctttttgttttcttcagtgttatCAATGCATCCATTCCTTTACCTTGTTACTGTTACACCTTTCCAAAcctttttttgttgctcttcatTTTGGCTCTGATTTAAAGGCTTTATTACTTAGCTGTTATTGTTTTCGTAGTCATTGTTTTACCTTACAGTAGATAAACACAATCTCTTTAGTCTTTTATGTGGCCAATATGCTTGCAAATTCAttacatttgcaaaaataatagTTATTGTGCTGGACAAGCTGTGCATCTCCCAGAAATAACTTATAAGCATACCTTCTGTCACCAAATGGATTTACTCTAAATTAAGATGAAATATGATTTGCATTTTACCATTGGAATCGGCTGATACTTGGTCCTCTGTCTTATTATTGGCAGTTATAATTCCTGTTAATTTTACTCGTCTTTCTCCGTGGCTGACTGTTTCAAAGTCTGAGGAATCGTTAAAATCCAGGAAAGTTTTCAGTAACtcaaatggcaaaaaaaaaaggccaccACCCAGACtttttacattgttttctgTAAGTTATCAAAGCAGTGACCAACCAGAATCAGGTTTCTATTGTGTTCTAGAGTGTACAGACACAAAAGAAGATAATATCTAAACCTAAAGGGTTTGCAAATCTTAAGAAATATTAGTAATTGCGTTCTTGGTGTGAGTTGTTCTAAACTTCGAAAACTATACTGGTTCTTTGAAGTTTTTGTGTTTAAGATTATGAAAGGTATGATTGCACTGTTCAAATAATTAAtgcactttaaaaagaagatttaaCTTGGATCAGTTTtgagactgatttttttgtgtctgaagtttcctgaaaaaaagttgTCTCGCTGGTTGTCCAGTTGAGAGACTGCAATGCTTTGGAAAGCCTGAATTTTTGTACTCccactggttttattttgaaaaatggtGTTCTCTCTCTTTGAAGTTGCAACAGATCTTTTGTGAtaaatttcagtcttttatttcagttgatttttgcagattttacagaaatatttaatttgaagttGTATCAAATGCGAGATGATTAATGTTAATGAAATCAGCCTGCCATTTAAATGTCAAAAAGCCAGGCTTAatgttaattttactttttatattcCCATTGACAAGGATAGAAAATTTTGAGCATTTCACTGTAACTTTATTGCTGTAAATGATGTGGGATGGGATCATCATTACTTTATAAGTTTGTCTACTATACCATTTCCATGGCTTTTGTATAACAAATCCTACGTAACttaaaaactgatttatttGTGAAATGGAGACATGTCTAAAGAATACTTAATATGGGAGaacacatttgaaataaataagctTTAGCAGCAGAGGCTTTAGATGTGCTTCCGTTCTTAACATTCAAGTACAGTGCTGGGTACCAACAAGCTGCATTTGTGGACTTGACTGCCCCCAAGTTgaacactttattttcttagtcTCTGATGTACACAAATCATAAACTGTTGTGCCTTTAAAGAAGTGAGTTTATATATACAACTGTAGTAGGTTTTTAGAGTGAATATTCCAACACCTTGCAGTGAGATCATGGTGTGTTAATCTTCTCCAACCTCAGAGCTCAAGCTTTACAGATTATGTTGCCCGTGATTTGTTTTGGAGGCCCTCAGGTGATTGAAGGATGTAGCTTTCTCACTGTTAACTTTTCTAATAATGCTCTTCAAGTCAAAATTTATGTGGATTTTCCATCTTGGCCCTCTCACTCTGTGTTGAAGACCAGcctaatttttttgtgtgctaCAAATGGCAGCTTTTATCAATCATCTGCTTTTTAACTGCAGTCTCCCTTTCAAGGGGATCAGAAATCCCTGTGGTTTGCTACTTTGCTAAGCATTATCTTCTCATAAGACTCTTAATCTAATATGCGGCCACTTCTTTCATCATGTGAAAGGACACCAAAATGTAATAATTAAgtttaaaggcattttctttttgttctgtgctaGCCCGCAATTTTGGCAAATTTTTGTAGTGTTATTTGTATTATGGTCAAACAGAACTTGTGATTGCTgtgtaattaaaatgttttagagAGATTATATATAGATAGAGGTAGTCCCTGAATGTTCGAAACAATGCAATAACtgattttattgctttgaagGATGGAGTGACAGAGGtaatcagattatttttaataatttaagatAAAGTTGTATATTTACAAGATAGCTTTTGCTGGGCAATGAGACAAACATAAAGGAAAACCAGTTACCACAGATTGAATAGATAGACTGTCAAATTAAGACCATGAATATTCCTCATGAAGACCAGTCCAGTACTCGGGAAGCTTTCTTACATAGCTTTTCAGTGAACAACTAGTGACCTCAGCTGGCAAATTCTGCTATAGTTTGTTTGGATCTTAGCTCTGAGTGAAGAACACTCAAAGCTCACAAATGCAAGGAGGAGATCAGGTGACAGATTCAGCACCTGGAGCCAGTGAAAAATTCCAAGAAATACTACTGGAAACTAAAGGACCTTATGGGCAAATTTAACCAATCCCTTCACCATTACTTTGACAGTTTTGATGGCGAACATCATCACTATAGTAGCTGCAGAGCCTCCTGCTATTCTTAACAAAGGTCTTTGGAGTAGAGGTACTGACTTTTAGCCCAACACTAAAACTATCAGAACTACAAAAAAGGTAGAACATGTATGAAAAAGGGGCGGTAGCCTTAGCCCACCATCCTCGTTATCATCCCTGTTCTCTAGCCCTCTCCATTTATTGATTTGCTAATagtttgtgtttgctttctatGAAAGCTTGCTaagctttcctccttcttcaaAGCAGGGTGTTGCAGTAGATTCAGACCTTAAGAGCTTTTCCCAGAGTGAAGTATTGCCAAAGACAAAGTCATGAAAGTCTACAGGCTCTCGTCCAGTCCTATtaagcagccctgcagaaaatcTCTCCCCTACCCCTCACACCCTCCAATGAAATATGGACTATACTTCATAATATCTGTGACCCAAAGCTATGGTTTTAATTCTGCGTAATCTAATGCCTAGGTATGACCTAGACATTCTGGCTACATAGATAATGTCAACCTGTGATGTCTATATGAAGCAATTTAGATAAAGGAGATCTCTTTCTTACCCTGGTCTTCCCATGCTCTCAAAGCCAGCTGCTGATTCAGCTCTGTCAATTATCTTTGAGTGAAATAACTGCTTCACAACTGTGATCCTGTTGCTAAAGTGCTGACAGGCAACTTTCCAACAGCACATTATTTTTGTATCTACAGCAGCTCACATGGCTTCCTTTGTTTGCACAAACTCCAGCCATCAGAGGATATTGTCAGTGATACGACACCTCAAGAGTCTCTGCTAGTGCCAGGGTCAGCCAGATCTCCTGGACAACATAATTCATTGAAGCTCTGGATTACTGCTTGTCTTGCACCAAAAGTGGCAGCAAGCATAGTGTGCCCCATCGTTCTTCGGTTTGTATAATCTTCTTATAAAGGTCGATGCCTTCTCAATGATCAGGAGCTTCTGAAATCTCCATTCCCACTGTCTGCTATCTGCCTGCTACAACAGCAGGACAAACAAAATCTGCCGCATTCCAAAGCCACCCACAGCATCTGGAACAAGTAGTTTGTGTTTTAATGTCTGCCCTTAGCTCAGTAGAGACCGCACTTAAAACCTTGTGAAGCCGTTAATGCAGTCAAAGTGATGCTACCTCAAACACTTGAAAACTAATTTCATAGGAACTTGCTGTGTTAAATCTCCTGTCCCTTGGAGAGGTGATTCTGTGCTATTTATCCTGGCTGTGTACACAGATGGACCTCAGTCTCTCGAGAAGGTTCACCCAGACCGGACAGAGCCGTGTACCTCCCGTGTGCCTCGCTGCACACTAGATGGCAGCCGAAGCCAGGAAAACACCCGAAGTCAGGCTTCCTTTTTAATAGCCaagatttcttttcccactcctccctcccaccctccttCTGCTCTCTGTAATTGTGTCAGCAGCGTTAAAGTTTCCTCTTTTTCAATGTAAGTGTATTGAAGATTGTGGTACCTGTCACAAGTTTGTGGATGTGAATTCTAAAATAAGGTAAAATCTATACAAATGATCAGCTTAATATGCATTTAAGACTGTAGTAACTTCCCCTAGATTTTTGCTGTCATGTATTAGGACATGACttttagaaatctttcttttttttttttaaactcactGCTTAGTCTTTTGGGCAAGCATACATCAATCTGTATGCAGATACAACAGCCCTGGGGCCACAAACCCAGGTGCAAATGAGCAGCTTTTTATGATCTTGGAAGTGCAACTGTTTTCTATTCCATAGAGAACACAAGCCCagtaacaacttttttgcctccaAATGTGTCATAATGATATAAAGAAGCTTCACCAGCTATGTCTGCGTTGTTACTACATAGTGCATTGCGGCTGTATTTTTCAGAACCTATTCAAGTGAGGATCATTAACTCATCCCCTTAGTTCATTATTTCATGTGTCCATGTGCTGCATCCTATAagagaaaagacttttttctcaggaaaagaCTTTCATGTTCTCCCTGTAATATGTCTGGAGATGCCTTGCTAGAGAAAACCATCTAGACCGTGCTCAGCCTTAGCATGCTGCCAAACACATCTGCATAGGCTATTGGGCAAGCTCCAAGGTGCTCTGCTTCCTAATAGCGAGGAGCAAAAGGAGATATGTCCCGGAGTGTCTGCAAAGGTGAGAGTAACACCAAACGAGACAGTTACTCTAGTGTGGATCAGCACAACACAACCCTCTTCTTCTATGACTCTCCTTCTTCCAGCTATCCTCAGTTGTAAATTCCCCTTTGGGCAAGAGAAGTCACAGGTGCTGTTTCTGGCAGTGGGGACCCTGGCTGAGGACACATAGCTGCAGAAGGAGAGTCCCAGCTGAGGAGATGTGTCAACTTGGAGAATGCATGGAGTGTGTGATCCTAGGGAAGGTAGGAGAGGGGCTGGTCAGACAAGGCCAGTAGTGGCAGGTAGCTAATAAATGGGCAAGAGGTTCTGGTTTGAGACCAGCTTGTATTACTACATGCAGGgaatttttctaattttaggAAGGTCATTCTTTTCCAGCTCTCACGACAAACAAGCAGAGAGACATCCGTATAGTTTTTCTATATAGCCATAGAGAAAGCCTCTGTGGAGATTTTCAATTTTCTATAGCTtttccagaattaaaaaaaaaataattaaggtcTATGAGTTCATCAggatgattttatttattattaatggCAGAAACCTCCACATTTCTGGATGTTTGCACTGGCTTCTTGTAGGCAAACAGCTAAAAAAGACTTCTTATTTTACCTCACtactgaaagataaaaataataaaagctccctttatttctgcttcattaTACTTGAAATTGTGATTATGGTTCTGAACAGTCCTTCAGCAAAACgtgtttaaaagaaagtaatggCTAATGTTATTAGAAATTCTTGTTTCAACATTTATTTAGGTATAATTAGCAATGTATTAGGTGTGTCAAAGTAAACTGTATCCCACTTCATCTGTGAGCCTTGCTCAGCTCACTATGCTGAAATGGCATTCATAATGATAAACTGTAATAGCAGGGAGAGGTTAAAAGCTTTACTTCTGTAGGCACTTAGATCTTAATAGCAGTTTCCAACTGAAAGGAAGTGTAATCCCAGACATAATGATTCCCATTAACAGTCACTTGCTTATCTGACACTGGAAAATACTGCTACTCAGTCAACTGAatcatttaagagaaaaaaatgttttccactaGTGCACACTCCTATTTGGTTAATTTCTCCTATCTTTTATCTAAATatcatgaaaaattaataactaGTAGACTCTAtcagaagtatttctttctgcCCCTTGTGTACTGCCAACTGCTTAACCCTAATACTTCACATTTTAGGAAAACCAGCCCAACTCTATACTCAAGTTAGTTCTTCCAGTTTAGCAGGCTCTGTTActagtatttctttcttcttcttactCTTTCTACtagtatttatttcttctttcattgcGATCTTCAATGCAACTCTACAGAAGTCGTGTTGATTATGCCTCCTCGGGAATCCAGGACAGAGAACTGATTGAGAAGTTTTCCCATGCAGTTTTCAGCTGGGAGTTCTTGAAATTAATCACTAGACAAAGCTGAAGAATGGCAATTTGTCTTGAATCCTTTTCCTAGCAGAAATTTAAAACCAGACTCAAAAGAGGATTTAGTGGAGACTGCAGTTGCCAGTGGAATGAAAATCACTGAGAgttattaaatataaatcacATTTGTCTCAGGAAGTTCTTGAGGTGAAAGTGGCTGATAGCTAGGAGTGTAGCTAGagtgggtggggttttttgtgatTCTTGTATTCTTGCTATGTTATTGGagcagaaacttcttttttttcacatgactGGGTACAAAGGCATCTACCTTGCGCAGGAGGCAGAGCACGCTCACAGCTCACAGGAGTCAACGTTTAGTTCCTTCTCTGATTGAGGAGAATTTGAGGTTCACCAGACTAGAAGGGAAGCAAGAGTTTAGGGGTGTAGTTTGCTAGGTAGCCTACACAGCTGGACATGAAATGGAGAGTCTTGGTTCTAGTTCCTGGTCCAAGAACTgccttgcattttaaatgaaagattaCGGACAAAATGTACAAACAATGGGAAGCAAAgaccctccctccctcttctaGGTAAGTGTGGTCTTCACTAGAGTGGTGATTTCTTTACACTAGGACAGCCTCCTGCCTTCCCCCTCAGAGTGACACTACTTCAAGAAGTGGCAAAAAAAGGCCATAGAAGTACATCCTGATCGTTAAACCTCAAAAGAAGATGGTGGCCACAACTGCATTTTCTGATCCTGGTGCTGCCAGGGTAGTATGCTATGAGAGCTTCTGGAGAGAGTTCCTCAGGAGGTGAGTCTGATTTTTGGTCTCAGGTAGGTAAAAGATTTGCCAAATTGGAGTCTCCAGGATGTTCAGCACTGGCACTACCGGGCCATCCTGTGCATTTGCAGGGTTGCACACTCTGGGCACCTGGGGAATTCTCAAGACAAATGATGTGGTAATAACAAAGATTAGGTTCCTCCAGTGGGAACTAGATCTGATAATGAATGTGGAGACTTACACACCTACATTTCACTGTGCTACAGATGCTTCAGCACCTTCTCTGCCTGTGGTCGTCTCTGCTGGGTGTCTGGTACCAGAAGAGGGGCTTTAGCCCCCACGTTTGGATGGGACATGGTCCAACCACAGCCAGTATCACAGTTTAGCCCTGACCCAGCTAATTtcggcagctaaaaccatgcagtcGGAGTCTAAATTCCCTTTCCTGTACACCCAgagaatgggaaaaggaaaatgagaggaagaagacttgcagtttggaaactaaaactgcagttttaatgaaatgaaaataatacgAATACAAATActaatgatgatgatgatgatgatagaatcatagaatcacaaggttggaagggacccaccgggtcatcgagtccaaccattcctaacactccctaaaccatgcccctcagcacctcctccaTTCgtcccctccagggaaggtgactcaaccacctccctggggcagcctgttccagtgctcaatgaccctttccacgaaaaattttttcctgatgtcaagcc is part of the Cuculus canorus isolate bCucCan1 chromosome 2, bCucCan1.pri, whole genome shotgun sequence genome and harbors:
- the IMPA1 gene encoding inositol monophosphatase 1, translating into MADPWQECMDYAVALARKAGEIIRGALKEEISVMTKSSPVDLVTETDQKVENFIISSIKEKYPSHSFIGEESVAAGEGSILTDNPTWIIDPIDGTTNFVHRFPFVAVSVGFVVNKKMEFGIVYSCVEDKMYTARKGRGAFCNGQKLQVSGQEDITKSLLVTELGSNRDPDTIKIILSNMERLLSIPIHGIRAVGTAAVNMCLVATGGADAYYEMGIHCWDMAGAGIIVTEAGGVLLDVSGGPFDLMSRRIIAASSQAIGDRIAKALQIIPLKRDDATN